The following coding sequences are from one Rutidosis leptorrhynchoides isolate AG116_Rl617_1_P2 chromosome 11, CSIRO_AGI_Rlap_v1, whole genome shotgun sequence window:
- the LOC139877231 gene encoding uncharacterized protein, which translates to METKLERFGGSSKPPAFPEAVGLLMSMKPPASPPKPPAWWEGSRQLYASGKINSSHTHGYLRSCPISLGAGRARGSRDIRVRIRVGSWNVGTLTSKSRELVDTLLKSKVDILCVQETRWRGAEAVDIDDYKLWFSGSRVARNGVGIFIGPRYKDNIVGVGRCSNMIMSVRLVIQEETYMVICAYAPHVGLGEEEKCRFSELLDEVVRSCPADHRLLIGGDLNGHIGTCLDGYAGVHGGFRYRVRNEEGRSILEFAVAHDLVVANSFFRKTEAQLATFHSGGHSTQIDYLLLRKGDLRACRDCKALTTWTCSTQHRLLIMDLVLQRRVNRRVRPVQPRILWKNLNEEKAETFKASVLERVEAGMDTKTLGVAVGTSRGHKSCRESWWISDEVQTKVELKQLRFRELITCRDGTRDDRTRSEERYKEAKREAKKAVACAKDNVYEVLYRKLDSKEGENHIYRIAKARERRRRDIDNIKDNLAEVEN; encoded by the exons atggaaacaaaattagAAAGATTTGGCGGATCTTCGAAGCCGCCGGCCTTCCCTGAAGCCGTCGGATTATTGATGTCG atgaagccgcccgCCTCACctcccaagccgccggcttggtgggAAGGAAGCCGCCAGCTTTATGCTTCA GGTAAGATTAACTCGTCACATACGCATGGTTACTTGAGGTCATGTCCTATTAGCTTAGGGGCGGGTAGGGCTAGAGGGAGTAGAGATATTCGTGTTAGGATTAGAGTAGGTAGTTGGAATGTAGGAACTTTGACGAGCAAATCCCGTGAACTTGTAGATACGTTACTTAAGAGTAAAGTGGACATATTGTGTGTTCAGGAGACCAGATGGAGGGGTGCAGAGGCGGTTGACATTGACGACTACAAGTTGTGGTTTTCGGGTTCCAGAGTAGCTAGAAACGGGGTAGGGATCTTTATTGGGCCCCGTTATAAGGATAATATTGTGGGTGTGGGTAGGTGCAGCAATATGATTATGTCGGTTAGGTTAGTTATCCAGGAGGAGACGTACATGGTCATTTGTGCTTACGCACCTCATGTTGGTTTAGGCGAAGAAGAAAAATGTCGCTTTTCGGAATTGTTAGATGAAGTTGTGCGGAGTTGCCCTGCTGATCATCGATTACTTATTGGGGGAGACCTTAATGGACATATAGGAACGTGTTTGGATGGATATGCAGGTGTCCATGGGGGCTTTAGGTACAGAGTTCGAAATGAAGAAGGACGCTCTATCCTCGAATTCGCCGTTGCCCACGATTTGGTTGTTGCAAACTCTTTCTTCAGGAAGACGGAAGCTCAGCTAGCAACTTTTCACAGTGGGGGTCATAGTACCCAGATTGATTATTTGCTGCTTCGCAAAGGAGACCTTAGGGCCTGCAGGGACTGTAAAGCCCTGACTACCTGGACGTGTTCCACCCAACACAGACTTTTGATCATGGACTTGGTTCTGCAGAGACGAGTTAATAGAAGAGTGAGACCTGTCCAACCTAGGATCCTTTGGAAGAATCTGAATGAAGAGAAAGCCGAAACTTTTAAAGCGTCGGTTTTGGAAAGAGTAGAGGCAGGAATGGATACC AAAACCTTAGGTGTGGCAGTAGGGACATCGAGAGGACATAAGTCTTGTAGAGAATCATGGTGGATTAGTGATGAGGTTCAAACCAAAGTCGAGCTTAAGCAActgaggtttagggagctcattacATGCCGGGACGGGACACGTGATGACAGAACTAGGTCAGAAGAGAGgtataaagaagctaaaagagaagctaagaaggccgTTGCCTGTGCAAAAGATAATGTGTATGAAGTTTTGTATAGGAAACTAGACTCTAAAGAAGGAGAAAATCATATTTACAGGATTGCTAAAGCTAGGGAGCGTAGGAGGAGGGATatagataacatcaa
- the LOC139877744 gene encoding uncharacterized protein isoform X1, with protein MAEEIMRIDDKKTRNERFGKRSKGLLKKARELAIMCDAEVGLVMISDNGKLKEYASSDRVFERYNNNNNSISGTASTSNVDNNQAESASEPPPSEPNVVKTQDICNKCCEYKDCNMVLQNQLKRADDLILNLEAEKSELLKNQSALFMKDCMQKEALNKEIEILKAKVCSLKETSSSLSNKISELERELATYKIADLSLSEMRGFKTK; from the exons ATGGCTGAAGAGATAATGAGAATTGATGACAAAAAAACAAGAAATGAAAGATTTGGAAAAAGATCTAAGGGGCTCTTAAAAAAAGCTAGGGAGTTGGCTATTATGTGTGATGCTGAAGTTGGTCTTGTGATGATCTCAGACAATGGAAAACTAAAGGAATATGCAAGCTCGGACCGGGTCTTTGAgagatacaacaacaacaacaatagtatATCAGGGACAGCATCTACATCAAACGTGGATAATAATCAAGCTGAGTCAGCGTCTGAGCCACCACCATCTGAGCCTAATGTg GTGAAAACACAAGACATTTGCAATAAGTGCTGCGAATATAAGGACTGCAATATGGTTCTTCAAAATCAGCTTAAAAGAGCCGATGATCTCATCTTGAATTTGGAGGCCGAGAAATCAGAACTATTGAAAAACCAATCAGCCTTATTCATGAAA GATTGTATGCAAAAAGAAGCTTTGAACAAAGAAATTGAGATCCTGAAAGCAAAAGTTTGTTCTTTGAAG GAAACCAGCTCATCTCTAAGCAACAAGATTTCTGAATTAGAGCGTGAGTTGGCCACTTATAAG ATTGCTGATCTGTCTTTGTCGGAGATGAGGGGGTTTAAAACAAAATGA
- the LOC139877744 gene encoding uncharacterized protein isoform X2, with the protein MAEEIMRIDDKKTRNERFGKRSKGLLKKARELAIMCDAEVGLVMISDNGKLKEYASSDRVFERYNNNNNSISGTASTSNVDNNQAESASEPPPSEPNVKTQDICNKCCEYKDCNMVLQNQLKRADDLILNLEAEKSELLKNQSALFMKDCMQKEALNKEIEILKAKVCSLKETSSSLSNKISELERELATYKIADLSLSEMRGFKTK; encoded by the exons ATGGCTGAAGAGATAATGAGAATTGATGACAAAAAAACAAGAAATGAAAGATTTGGAAAAAGATCTAAGGGGCTCTTAAAAAAAGCTAGGGAGTTGGCTATTATGTGTGATGCTGAAGTTGGTCTTGTGATGATCTCAGACAATGGAAAACTAAAGGAATATGCAAGCTCGGACCGGGTCTTTGAgagatacaacaacaacaacaatagtatATCAGGGACAGCATCTACATCAAACGTGGATAATAATCAAGCTGAGTCAGCGTCTGAGCCACCACCATCTGAGCCTAAT GTGAAAACACAAGACATTTGCAATAAGTGCTGCGAATATAAGGACTGCAATATGGTTCTTCAAAATCAGCTTAAAAGAGCCGATGATCTCATCTTGAATTTGGAGGCCGAGAAATCAGAACTATTGAAAAACCAATCAGCCTTATTCATGAAA GATTGTATGCAAAAAGAAGCTTTGAACAAAGAAATTGAGATCCTGAAAGCAAAAGTTTGTTCTTTGAAG GAAACCAGCTCATCTCTAAGCAACAAGATTTCTGAATTAGAGCGTGAGTTGGCCACTTATAAG ATTGCTGATCTGTCTTTGTCGGAGATGAGGGGGTTTAAAACAAAATGA